The Blautia hydrogenotrophica DSM 10507 genome window below encodes:
- the rpmG gene encoding 50S ribosomal protein L33, whose amino-acid sequence MRVKITLACTECKQRNYNMTKEKKNHPERMETKKYCRFCKRHTVHKETK is encoded by the coding sequence GTGCGAGTAAAGATCACATTGGCATGTACGGAGTGCAAACAGCGTAACTACAATATGACCAAAGAGAAAAAGAACCATCCGGAGAGAATGGAGACCAAGAAGTATTGTAGATTCTGCAAGAGACATACAGTACACAAGGAAACTAAATAA
- a CDS encoding glycosyltransferase, whose amino-acid sequence MTETERYSALMSVYDKEKPEYLKASIQSMLDQTAPPADFVIVCDGPLSPELTEVLEKFRAERPQLFQIVPLEKNGGLGPALNEGMKYCKYSLIARMDSDDISMPKRCEKQLACMEDGDYALVGGTVYEFDGEVTNIVAVRKCPERHEEIRHQARRRNPFNHPLMMYRKEAVEKAGGYQHMPLFEDYDLWARMLKLGYRGYNIQEPLLYMRAGNRMYARRGGFSYAKKALRFRWKLKKMGISTMGDFFVAGLGQAVICILPNWARQRFYRKVLRS is encoded by the coding sequence GTGACGGAGACAGAACGGTATTCTGCCCTGATGTCGGTATATGATAAAGAAAAACCAGAATATCTGAAAGCCAGTATTCAGAGTATGCTGGACCAGACAGCGCCGCCGGCGGATTTTGTAATTGTCTGCGACGGACCGCTGTCCCCGGAGCTGACAGAAGTTCTGGAAAAATTCCGGGCAGAGAGGCCGCAGCTGTTTCAAATCGTGCCGTTGGAGAAAAACGGAGGGCTGGGGCCGGCTCTGAATGAGGGAATGAAGTATTGCAAATATTCTCTGATTGCCAGGATGGACAGTGACGATATCAGTATGCCAAAACGCTGTGAAAAACAGTTGGCCTGCATGGAGGATGGTGATTATGCTCTTGTGGGAGGCACTGTTTATGAATTTGACGGGGAGGTCACGAATATTGTAGCCGTGAGAAAATGTCCGGAGAGACATGAGGAAATCAGGCATCAGGCCCGGCGGAGAAATCCATTTAACCACCCGCTGATGATGTATCGAAAAGAAGCGGTAGAAAAAGCCGGCGGATATCAGCACATGCCTTTGTTTGAGGACTATGATCTCTGGGCGAGAATGCTGAAGCTGGGATACAGAGGCTATAACATTCAAGAGCCGCTGCTCTATATGAGAGCTGGAAACAGAATGTATGCCCGCCGTGGTGGTTTTTCCTATGCGAAAAAGGCACTCAGATTTCGCTGGAAGTTGAAGAAAATGGGGATTTCTACCATGGGAGACTTTTTCGTGGCGGGACTGGGACAAGCTGTGATCTGCATATTGCCCAATTGGGCCAGACAGAGATTTTACAGGAAGGTTCTTCGGTCTTAG
- the nusG gene encoding transcription termination/antitermination protein NusG produces MSEAKWYVVHTYSGYENKVKANIEKTIENRHLEDQILEVRVPMEDVVEMRNGTQKSVQKKLFPGYVLLNMVMNDDTWYVVRNTRGVTGFVGPGSKPVPLTEEEMRPLGIQEPSIVVDFEEGDEVVVTGGAWKDTVGIIQSLNIQKQVATINVELFGRETPVEISFLEIKKSN; encoded by the coding sequence ATGTCAGAAGCAAAATGGTATGTTGTCCATACCTATTCCGGGTATGAGAATAAGGTAAAGGCGAACATTGAAAAGACAATCGAGAACAGACATCTGGAAGACCAGATTTTGGAAGTGCGGGTTCCCATGGAAGATGTCGTAGAGATGAGAAACGGTACTCAGAAATCTGTGCAGAAAAAGTTGTTTCCGGGCTATGTGCTGCTGAATATGGTGATGAATGATGACACCTGGTATGTAGTTAGAAACACTCGTGGTGTCACTGGATTCGTCGGACCGGGATCGAAGCCGGTACCTTTGACGGAAGAGGAAATGCGTCCTCTGGGCATCCAAGAGCCGAGCATCGTCGTGGACTTCGAAGAAGGCGACGAGGTGGTGGTTACAGGAGGAGCCTGGAAAGACACAGTGGGCATTATTCAGAGCCTGAACATCCAGAAACAAGTTGCGACAATCAATGTTGAGCTGTTCGGTCGTGAAACACCGGTGGAAATCAGTTTCTTGGAAATTAAAAAAAGTAACTAA
- a CDS encoding aldolase catalytic domain-containing protein — protein sequence MPGIQTLDCTLRDGGYLNDWEFGYKMICQTVRQLIASNVDYVELGFLRNEDYQPDRTVFRHVKDAYHILPKDCKNTRFTLMSLHNKYDISQLEDYDGGPIQRIRVTFHDYDVEEGLEYCRKVMEKGYEVACNPINIMGYSDGELLEILRKVNEIHPTVFSIVDTFGSMKRNDLIRLYSLCENNLSKDITIGLHLHENLSLSYSLAQEFLNIKSYSRNCVIDGSLLGMGRVPGNLCIELILDYLNNNYAKTYNIDPILDAIDDYIVPIKRLEPWGYSTAYSLSAKYNLHRNYAEFLLNKGKLKAKDINHILASIEDCKKTAFDEAYVEELYYHYQDCAVDDAQARAAFSQKLKGREILILAPGGSLEREEARIQAYIEEKSPVVITANFKSELYRADYLFFSNVKRYEEYVNGPMEEEILVTSNLKEGAKEAAGVFNYHDLTYDENGVFDNCTVMLLRLLKQIGIERVHLAGFDGYEEKPTDYVSSILDYQERRKGAAHTNQLIRTLLSPIRSQMNLEFLTPSKYEKEE from the coding sequence ATGCCAGGAATTCAGACTTTAGACTGTACGCTGCGTGACGGAGGCTATCTCAACGACTGGGAGTTCGGTTATAAGATGATCTGTCAGACAGTCCGCCAGCTGATTGCCTCGAACGTGGACTATGTGGAACTGGGTTTTTTGAGAAATGAAGACTATCAGCCGGACCGAACGGTGTTCAGGCATGTGAAGGATGCCTATCACATACTCCCGAAGGACTGTAAAAACACAAGATTTACCTTGATGTCCCTGCACAACAAATACGACATCAGCCAGCTAGAAGACTATGACGGAGGGCCGATTCAGCGTATCCGCGTGACTTTTCATGACTATGATGTGGAAGAAGGTCTCGAGTACTGTCGCAAGGTCATGGAAAAGGGATATGAGGTGGCTTGTAATCCCATCAATATTATGGGGTATTCTGATGGGGAGCTGCTAGAAATTCTCAGAAAAGTCAATGAGATTCATCCCACGGTATTTTCTATCGTAGATACCTTTGGCTCCATGAAGAGAAACGATCTGATTCGGCTGTACTCGCTGTGTGAGAACAATCTGAGCAAGGATATCACCATCGGTTTGCATCTGCATGAGAATCTATCTCTGTCCTATTCTCTTGCCCAGGAATTTTTGAATATTAAGAGTTACAGCCGAAACTGTGTGATCGATGGTTCTCTGCTGGGAATGGGGAGAGTGCCGGGGAATTTGTGCATCGAGCTGATTTTGGACTATCTCAACAATAATTACGCGAAGACTTATAACATTGATCCGATTTTGGATGCCATCGACGACTACATTGTGCCGATCAAGAGGTTGGAGCCGTGGGGATACAGTACGGCCTACTCTTTGTCCGCAAAATATAATCTGCACAGAAACTACGCGGAATTTCTGCTGAACAAGGGCAAGCTGAAAGCAAAGGACATCAATCATATTTTGGCGTCCATTGAAGACTGTAAAAAGACGGCCTTTGACGAGGCCTATGTGGAAGAACTCTATTATCACTATCAGGATTGTGCAGTGGATGATGCTCAGGCGAGAGCCGCATTTTCTCAGAAGCTGAAAGGCCGGGAGATCCTGATTCTGGCTCCAGGAGGTTCTTTGGAGAGGGAAGAGGCGAGAATTCAGGCTTATATTGAGGAGAAGTCTCCGGTTGTGATCACCGCGAATTTTAAGAGTGAGCTTTACCGGGCGGATTATTTGTTCTTCAGCAATGTCAAGCGCTATGAAGAATATGTGAACGGGCCGATGGAAGAAGAAATCCTGGTGACCTCCAATCTCAAGGAAGGGGCAAAGGAGGCGGCCGGGGTGTTCAATTACCACGATTTAACTTATGATGAGAACGGAGTGTTTGACAACTGTACCGTTATGCTTTTGCGCCTGCTGAAGCAGATTGGGATTGAGAGGGTTCACCTGGCTGGGTTCGATGGGTATGAGGAAAAACCGACGGATTATGTCAGCAGTATCCTGGACTATCAGGAGAGACGCAAGGGAGCTGCCCATACGAATCAGCTCATTCGCACTCTTCTGTCTCCGATCAGGAGTCAGATGAACTTAGAGTTTCTGACGCCGTCTAAGTATGAGAAAGAAGAATGA
- the tagD gene encoding glycerol-3-phosphate cytidylyltransferase: MKKVITYGTFDLLHYGHVNLLQRAKALGDYLVVALSTDEFNWNQKQKKCYFSYEERKRLLEAIRYVDLVIPEESWEQKASDVQEYHIDTFVMGNDWEGKFDFLKEYCDVVYLPRTPEISTTQIKKDLKK; encoded by the coding sequence ATGAAAAAAGTAATCACATACGGAACTTTTGATTTACTTCACTATGGTCATGTGAACCTGCTTCAGAGAGCGAAGGCTCTGGGAGATTACCTAGTAGTGGCTCTGTCCACAGACGAATTTAACTGGAATCAGAAGCAGAAGAAATGTTATTTTTCCTATGAGGAACGCAAGCGTCTGTTGGAGGCAATCCGCTATGTGGACCTGGTAATCCCGGAGGAATCCTGGGAGCAGAAAGCCAGCGATGTCCAGGAATATCATATCGACACCTTTGTGATGGGGAATGACTGGGAAGGAAAATTCGACTTCCTGAAGGAGTACTGCGATGTGGTCTATCTGCCGAGGACACCGGAGATCTCCACGACACAGATAAAGAAAGATCTGAAAAAATAA
- the rplK gene encoding 50S ribosomal protein L11, whose amino-acid sequence MAKKVTGYIKLQIPAGKATPAPPVGPALGQHGVNIVQFTKEFNARTADQGDLIIPVVITVYADRSFSFITKTPPAAVLLKKAANIKSGSGVPNKTKVASVTKAQVQEIAELKMKDLNAGSVEAAMSMIAGTARSMGITVTE is encoded by the coding sequence ATGGCAAAGAAAGTAACAGGATATATTAAATTACAGATTCCGGCTGGGAAAGCAACACCAGCACCACCTGTCGGACCAGCTCTTGGTCAGCACGGTGTAAACATTGTACAGTTTACGAAAGAGTTTAATGCGAGAACCGCAGACCAGGGAGACCTGATTATCCCTGTAGTAATCACAGTATATGCGGACAGAAGCTTCAGCTTCATCACAAAGACTCCGCCGGCAGCAGTTCTGCTGAAGAAAGCTGCTAATATCAAATCTGGTTCCGGTGTTCCGAACAAGACTAAGGTTGCAAGCGTGACCAAGGCTCAGGTTCAGGAAATTGCAGAGCTGAAGATGAAAGACTTAAATGCAGGATCTGTGGAAGCTGCTATGAGCATGATTGCTGGTACTGCGAGAAGTATGGGTATCACAGTAACCGAGTAA
- the secE gene encoding preprotein translocase subunit SecE: MADKEKTTGKQKKGSWFEGLRAEFNKIIWTDKNTLVKQTVAVVVITVILGVIISVFDSAILHGINLVV; the protein is encoded by the coding sequence ATGGCAGACAAGGAAAAAACAACTGGCAAGCAGAAAAAAGGAAGCTGGTTCGAGGGTCTTCGGGCAGAGTTCAATAAGATTATCTGGACCGATAAGAATACCCTTGTAAAACAGACTGTTGCAGTGGTTGTGATCACTGTGATACTGGGCGTAATTATCAGCGTATTTGACAGTGCAATTCTGCATGGAATTAATTTAGTAGTCTAA
- a CDS encoding ABC transporter permease, producing the protein MRFKNDLQKYWKYTQYAAKSQLKSEVASSYLNWLWWILDPLLFMLVYTFIALIVFKKSVEYFPVFVFIGLTCWNFFNKCVLGSVKVVKNNRQIVTKVYIPKFLLVVQKMLVNGFKMVISFGLVIIMMVIYQVPVTWKILYFFPLMLVLVLLTFGISNIMLHFGVFVDDLQNVMTVVLRLIFYMSGIFYSIGQTVPEPYQTILLKCNPMAFIMDSLRRCMLYSQLPGRKMLIIWGVIGLILSVISVKLVYKYENSYVKVI; encoded by the coding sequence ATGAGATTTAAGAATGATTTGCAGAAATATTGGAAGTATACGCAGTACGCGGCAAAATCTCAACTGAAATCAGAGGTTGCCAGCTCTTACCTGAACTGGCTTTGGTGGATTTTGGACCCACTGCTGTTCATGCTGGTCTATACATTTATTGCGTTGATTGTGTTCAAGAAATCTGTGGAATATTTTCCGGTGTTTGTGTTTATAGGTTTAACTTGTTGGAATTTCTTCAACAAATGCGTTCTGGGAAGCGTGAAGGTAGTGAAAAACAATCGTCAGATTGTGACGAAGGTGTACATTCCCAAATTTCTGCTGGTAGTGCAGAAAATGCTGGTGAATGGTTTTAAGATGGTGATTTCTTTTGGCCTGGTTATCATTATGATGGTCATTTACCAGGTGCCTGTCACCTGGAAAATTTTGTACTTTTTTCCGTTGATGCTGGTATTGGTGCTGCTTACCTTTGGAATCAGCAATATTATGCTGCACTTTGGTGTATTTGTGGACGATCTGCAAAATGTGATGACGGTGGTGCTGCGTCTGATTTTCTACATGTCCGGTATCTTTTATTCCATTGGACAGACGGTGCCGGAGCCGTATCAGACAATTTTGCTGAAATGTAATCCGATGGCGTTTATTATGGATTCTCTACGCCGTTGTATGCTGTACTCTCAGCTTCCGGGACGGAAAATGCTGATTATCTGGGGAGTGATTGGTTTGATACTCTCGGTGATATCGGTAAAATTGGTCTATAAATACGAAAACAGCTATGTAAAGGTGATTTAG
- a CDS encoding 3-deoxy-manno-octulosonate cytidylyltransferase → MRVVGVIPARYGSTRLPGKPLKEICGKPMLVWVYERVRQAKRLDAVYVATDDERIEGMCREYRIPVVMTSPSHPTGANRLQEVSETVKADFYVQLNGDEPLLDPSLVDAAVPESVELKEAFGTNIITRMHSPSEVMDPANIKVVFDESFKALYMSRTPIPYPFKSIEFEYYKHVGILGYNKKMLDFYRDSVPGRFEKIEGIDTLRFIDYGKKLQFIEVEHCRTLSVDTEKDLERVRRIMENTL, encoded by the coding sequence ATGAGAGTAGTTGGAGTTATCCCGGCCAGATATGGGTCTACCAGGTTGCCGGGCAAACCGTTGAAAGAGATCTGTGGAAAGCCGATGTTGGTCTGGGTCTATGAACGAGTCAGGCAGGCGAAAAGGCTGGACGCGGTCTATGTGGCCACAGACGATGAGCGGATAGAAGGAATGTGCCGGGAGTACAGGATTCCCGTGGTTATGACTAGCCCATCGCATCCTACTGGTGCGAATCGGCTCCAAGAAGTCTCCGAGACAGTGAAGGCAGATTTTTACGTTCAGCTCAACGGGGATGAACCACTGCTGGATCCTTCATTGGTGGACGCTGCGGTGCCGGAGAGTGTGGAGTTAAAAGAAGCGTTTGGGACCAATATTATCACGAGGATGCATAGTCCTTCAGAGGTCATGGACCCTGCCAACATTAAAGTAGTGTTCGACGAAAGCTTCAAGGCACTGTATATGTCCAGAACACCGATCCCTTATCCGTTTAAGAGTATTGAATTTGAGTACTATAAGCATGTGGGAATTTTGGGATATAATAAAAAAATGCTGGATTTTTACCGGGATTCCGTTCCAGGGCGGTTTGAAAAAATAGAGGGAATCGACACGCTGCGTTTTATCGACTACGGAAAGAAATTGCAGTTTATAGAAGTGGAACACTGCCGCACGCTGTCTGTGGATACGGAAAAAGACTTGGAGAGGGTGCGAAGGATTATGGAAAATACATTGTGA
- a CDS encoding CDP-glycerol glycerophosphotransferase family protein has product MVKGKWKRKLYFGGGQLLSVLSKLIPKDSRRICFFCKSGLDDNSEALFTYLKKRGYQKKYRIYCVVDHPDQYRQLEEENVFMISVKGCLWQLFRSRYLFCHGEMLAIMPTKKQISVNYWHGTPLKKINGMLDKLGNYRYDFFTYITAAAPMFQPVFVQAFGCRQDQVLLCGHPRNDYLFQTEEGLKQLGIDSAEYEKIFLWMPTYRKSRDGYIQDTEESCEEIGGLPLFADVEELGELNRFLERQNCLLILKMHPAQDLSRLNPKIRQYRRICFLTNEDMRRRQVPLYSLVKEADALITDYSSVYFDYLLLDRPIGFVLEDLESYEGHRGFVVPNPLDYMPGEKIYCKEELLDFFRKVVNEEDNFKEERKKICDQVNYYQDGNNCARLLELIHLEVDHS; this is encoded by the coding sequence ATGGTCAAGGGAAAATGGAAGCGAAAACTATACTTTGGAGGAGGACAACTTCTATCCGTTCTCAGCAAGTTGATTCCAAAAGATTCCAGGCGTATCTGCTTTTTTTGTAAATCCGGACTGGATGATAACAGCGAAGCTCTTTTTACCTATTTAAAGAAGCGAGGTTATCAGAAAAAGTACCGAATTTATTGCGTGGTGGACCATCCGGACCAGTATAGACAGTTAGAAGAGGAAAATGTTTTTATGATCTCGGTGAAGGGCTGCTTGTGGCAGCTTTTTCGCTCGCGCTATCTCTTCTGTCATGGAGAAATGCTGGCGATTATGCCTACGAAGAAGCAGATTTCTGTAAACTATTGGCATGGAACGCCACTGAAAAAGATCAATGGAATGCTGGATAAACTGGGAAATTACCGATATGATTTTTTTACTTACATCACAGCTGCGGCTCCGATGTTTCAGCCGGTTTTTGTCCAAGCTTTTGGGTGCAGGCAGGACCAAGTGCTGTTGTGCGGCCATCCGAGGAATGACTATCTCTTTCAGACGGAAGAAGGGTTGAAGCAATTGGGAATTGATTCTGCGGAGTATGAGAAGATTTTTCTGTGGATGCCAACTTATCGAAAATCCAGAGACGGATATATCCAGGATACGGAGGAGTCCTGTGAGGAAATCGGCGGCCTGCCGCTGTTTGCGGATGTGGAGGAGCTAGGGGAGCTAAACCGTTTCTTGGAGCGCCAGAATTGTCTTTTGATTTTGAAAATGCATCCGGCCCAGGATTTGAGCAGACTGAATCCAAAGATACGGCAGTATCGGCGCATCTGTTTTTTGACCAATGAAGATATGAGAAGACGTCAGGTCCCTCTGTACTCATTGGTGAAAGAGGCAGACGCCCTGATTACGGACTATTCCTCGGTTTACTTTGATTACCTGCTGTTAGACCGTCCGATAGGGTTTGTGCTCGAGGACTTGGAATCCTATGAGGGACACCGGGGCTTCGTAGTACCGAATCCGCTGGATTACATGCCGGGAGAGAAAATCTATTGCAAGGAAGAGCTGTTGGATTTTTTCAGAAAGGTGGTAAACGAAGAGGACAATTTCAAAGAAGAGCGTAAAAAAATCTGTGACCAGGTGAACTATTATCAGGATGGAAATAACTGTGCGCGTCTCCTGGAGTTGATTCATTTGGAGGTAGATCATTCATGA
- a CDS encoding 6-hydroxymethylpterin diphosphokinase MptE-like protein, whose amino-acid sequence MNEKMRKAVKPVYNAGKQIWYGTTGFFYGHGMFLNENFRRLAGYQNLHKGERCFLIGTGPSLRAEDLDMIKDEYAIGCNMLYKLYDKTVWRPTYYCMTDRVYAKHQSQEMVRYVDVPIFTPRSTYQRMTGKSKNIIYVNDIYDYETYKIRGKMLSYCWLKASVMLFMMELAVYMGFSEIYLLGVDCTNTYTANGHFIKDYMKEDTKKAEDQRIKRDLKKKQLTPEEMGLHNYRRSIEAYEVVHKFTQSCGVKIYNATRGGDLEVFPRVTLENLEGIC is encoded by the coding sequence ATGAATGAAAAAATGAGAAAGGCTGTGAAGCCTGTCTATAATGCGGGAAAACAGATCTGGTATGGGACGACGGGCTTTTTCTACGGACATGGAATGTTTCTCAATGAAAATTTTCGGCGTCTGGCTGGCTATCAGAATCTTCACAAAGGCGAGAGATGTTTTTTGATTGGAACGGGGCCGAGTCTGAGGGCCGAGGACCTGGATATGATAAAGGATGAGTATGCCATAGGATGTAACATGCTCTACAAGCTCTACGACAAAACTGTATGGAGACCGACCTACTACTGCATGACGGACCGTGTCTACGCGAAGCATCAGAGCCAGGAGATGGTCAGATATGTCGACGTACCGATTTTCACACCCCGGTCTACCTATCAGAGAATGACGGGAAAATCCAAAAATATCATCTATGTGAATGATATTTATGACTATGAGACTTACAAAATCCGAGGGAAAATGTTGTCTTACTGCTGGCTGAAAGCGAGCGTCATGCTGTTTATGATGGAGCTGGCAGTCTATATGGGATTTTCTGAGATTTATCTGCTGGGTGTGGACTGTACGAATACTTACACGGCCAACGGCCATTTTATCAAGGACTACATGAAAGAAGACACAAAGAAGGCGGAAGACCAGAGGATTAAGAGAGATTTGAAAAAGAAGCAGCTCACGCCGGAAGAGATGGGACTTCACAATTATCGCCGCTCAATTGAAGCCTATGAGGTGGTGCATAAGTTTACGCAGTCCTGCGGTGTGAAGATCTATAATGCCACAAGAGGCGGCGATCTGGAAGTATTCCCAAGAGTCACCCTGGAAAACTTAGAGGGGATATGTTAA
- a CDS encoding CDP-glycerol glycerophosphotransferase family protein codes for MSGNSWAREKLKGFSTKCPGLLRFYRRSREDVKRKQFATLQRENPVDEKLVVFESFWGKSYNCSPKAIYEGMLRDKRYDDYHFIWSFQDTQAHRQLLENPRTRLVQRNSKEYEMAFAKAKIWIYNMSVPEYMEPSKNQIYVETWHGTPLKRVGCDIIYESDCRRSRQETIAAFEKKGAKVDYLLSPSVFYDEVITSAFGLKKSGNEAAVVPTGYPRNDYLYHYSLDDLRQIKERLEIPENKKTLLYTPTWRENQYQSQGGFASHMEIDLNELFRILGNDYVLLYRAHHHISTYDWKQEWEGRVIDVTGVEDVNELYIISDMLITDYSSTMFDYGNLGRPMIFYMYDLEEYREKLRGFYFDVEELPGPIVKTTQELAQAILKLRETFVYDEKYQRFQKKFNTYEDGDATQRTLDLLLRGKDGNQ; via the coding sequence ATGTCTGGAAATTCCTGGGCGAGAGAAAAACTGAAAGGGTTTTCTACAAAATGTCCTGGTCTGCTTAGGTTCTACAGGCGATCCAGAGAAGATGTGAAGAGAAAACAGTTTGCCACTCTTCAGAGAGAAAATCCGGTGGATGAAAAGCTGGTTGTGTTTGAGTCCTTCTGGGGAAAATCTTACAATTGCAGTCCCAAGGCGATCTATGAGGGAATGCTGAGGGATAAACGTTATGACGACTATCATTTTATCTGGTCTTTTCAAGATACGCAGGCTCATCGCCAGCTCTTGGAGAACCCCAGGACCCGGTTGGTCCAGAGAAACTCCAAAGAATATGAGATGGCCTTTGCAAAAGCTAAGATTTGGATATATAACATGTCGGTCCCTGAGTACATGGAACCGAGTAAGAACCAAATTTATGTGGAGACCTGGCATGGAACTCCACTGAAAAGAGTGGGCTGTGATATTATATATGAGAGCGACTGTCGCAGAAGTCGTCAGGAGACCATTGCGGCATTTGAGAAGAAGGGGGCGAAGGTGGATTATCTGTTGTCTCCTTCTGTGTTTTATGACGAGGTGATCACGTCGGCTTTTGGGTTGAAAAAAAGTGGAAATGAGGCTGCCGTGGTTCCTACGGGTTATCCTAGAAACGACTATCTGTATCATTACAGTCTGGATGATCTGAGGCAGATCAAGGAGAGGCTGGAAATTCCGGAGAATAAGAAGACACTCCTGTACACTCCTACCTGGCGGGAGAACCAATATCAGAGCCAGGGTGGGTTTGCCAGCCATATGGAGATAGATCTAAATGAGCTGTTTCGGATTTTGGGAAACGATTATGTGCTGCTGTACCGGGCTCACCATCATATTAGCACTTATGACTGGAAACAGGAGTGGGAGGGCCGGGTGATCGACGTGACAGGCGTGGAGGATGTCAATGAACTGTACATCATTAGCGATATGCTGATTACGGACTATTCCAGCACGATGTTCGATTACGGGAACCTGGGAAGGCCGATGATTTTCTATATGTATGATTTGGAAGAGTACCGGGAAAAACTCAGAGGATTTTACTTTGATGTGGAGGAGCTGCCGGGGCCTATTGTAAAGACTACGCAGGAGCTAGCCCAGGCTATTTTGAAGCTGCGCGAAACCTTCGTATACGATGAAAAGTACCAGAGATTTCAAAAGAAGTTTAATACCTATGAAGACGGCGACGCTACCCAAAGGACGCTGGACCTTCTGCTTAGAGGAAAGGATGGGAATCAATGA
- a CDS encoding KdsC family phosphatase translates to MKEIKLIILDVDGTMTDGGVYIDNRRIETKKFSIKDGCGIVLAHAMGLEFMILTGRESNCVLQRAEELKIRHVYQNVGNKISFLKSYMEENGLEADQLAYIGDDLNDLYAMRLAGTAVCPQDAAKEIKAQCDYVLNARGGEGVVREFVELLLKSRGQWETAIERAFGE, encoded by the coding sequence ATGAAAGAGATAAAGTTGATTATTTTGGATGTAGATGGTACTATGACAGATGGCGGGGTCTATATTGACAATCGCCGTATTGAGACAAAGAAATTCAGTATCAAGGATGGATGCGGCATTGTGCTGGCACATGCGATGGGACTGGAATTTATGATACTCACAGGCAGAGAGAGCAATTGCGTGCTGCAGAGGGCGGAAGAGTTGAAGATTCGCCATGTTTACCAGAATGTGGGAAATAAGATTTCTTTTTTGAAGAGTTACATGGAAGAAAATGGATTAGAGGCGGACCAGCTGGCCTACATCGGAGATGATTTGAATGATTTGTATGCGATGCGCCTTGCAGGAACTGCCGTTTGTCCTCAGGACGCCGCAAAAGAGATAAAAGCTCAATGTGACTACGTGCTGAACGCGCGAGGAGGAGAAGGCGTGGTACGTGAGTTCGTGGAGCTTTTGCTGAAATCCAGAGGACAGTGGGAAACCGCCATAGAGAGAGCTTTTGGTGAATAA
- a CDS encoding ABC transporter ATP-binding protein, which translates to METKNAIDVKDLKISYRCLKSFSIKRSLLKLKKSEVEVFEAVKGVSFSVPEGEIMGIVGKNGSGKSTMLRAIAGIFSPDSGEIDLHGHSVSLLSIGVGFQKALTGRENIVLSGMLLGFSEEQVRAKMDEIIKFAELGRFIDMPVRTYSSGMYSKLAFSITAVLESDIMLIDEVLSVGDVKFKKKSYNKMKQLISNKDRTVIIVSHSSETLKKLCTSLMWLHEGEIKMIGETGKVLDAYEEFMAK; encoded by the coding sequence ATGGAGACAAAAAATGCGATTGACGTGAAAGACTTAAAGATCAGTTACCGGTGCTTAAAGTCTTTCTCGATTAAAAGAAGTCTGTTAAAATTAAAAAAATCCGAGGTGGAGGTCTTTGAGGCGGTAAAAGGCGTGAGTTTCTCAGTTCCTGAAGGGGAAATTATGGGAATTGTCGGCAAGAATGGCAGTGGAAAATCCACAATGCTGCGGGCAATCGCCGGTATTTTTTCACCGGATTCCGGGGAGATTGATCTTCACGGACATTCCGTCTCCCTGTTGTCCATCGGAGTAGGGTTTCAAAAAGCTTTGACTGGCCGGGAGAATATTGTCCTGTCGGGGATGCTGCTGGGATTTTCAGAAGAGCAGGTTCGGGCTAAGATGGACGAGATCATTAAATTTGCAGAGTTGGGGCGTTTTATTGATATGCCGGTCCGCACGTATTCCAGCGGAATGTATTCCAAGCTAGCATTTTCCATTACAGCAGTGTTGGAATCCGACATCATGCTGATTGACGAAGTGCTCAGCGTGGGTGACGTGAAGTTTAAGAAAAAGAGTTACAATAAGATGAAACAGTTGATTTCCAACAAAGACCGGACGGTTATCATTGTTTCTCACAGTTCCGAGACACTGAAAAAGCTGTGTACTAGTTTGATGTGGCTGCACGAAGGTGAGATTAAGATGATTGGTGAGACGGGTAAAGTGTTGGATGCCTATGAAGAATTTATGGCAAAGTAA